The segment CAGGCGGTCGCTCTGAAGTTCCTGCCGGAAGCGCTGGCGGCGGACCAGGAGCGCCTGGCGCGCCTTCTGGACGAGGTGCGACTGACCCGCCAGGTGTCGCATCCGAATGTCTGCCGCGTCTACGACGCGGGCCGGGCCGACTCGCTGCACTTCCTGACCATGGAGTTCGTGGATGGCGAGGACCTTGCCACGCTGCTGCGGCGCATTGGCAGGCTCCCGCAGGACAAGGCGGTGGAGGTGGCCCGGCAGATCTGCGCCGGGCTCTCCGCGGCCCACGAGCGCGGCGTCCTGCACCGCGACCTGAAGCCGGCGAACATCATGATCGACGGGCGCGGCAAGGCGCGCATCACCGATTTCGGCCTCGCCTCACTGGCGGAGGAGTCCGGCTTGCAGGGAAGATCCGGGACGCCGGCTTACATGGCGCCCGAGCAGCTGCAGGGCGAGCAGGCGAGCGTGCGCAGCGACGTCTACGCGCTCGGTCTGGTGCTGCACGAGCTGTTCACCGGCAAGCCCGCCTTCAGAGCGGCCAGCTCGATGGCGGAGCTGATCGCCATCCGACGCGATTCGGCCAGCGCCGTCTCGCCTTCATCCGTGGTGGAAGCGCTGGATCCGGCGGTGGAACGCACGATCCTCCGCTGCCTCGAGCCCGATCCCAGGGCGCGCCCCGCCTCCGCGCTGGCCGTGGCCGCGGCGCTGCCGGGCGGCGATCCGCTGGCCGCGGCCCTGGCGGCCGGCGAGACACCGTCACCCGAGATGGTGGCGGCCTCCGGGGAGGAGGGGACTCTGTCGATGGTGATGGGGGCTGCGCTTTACGCAGGGTTCCTGCTTCTGATGGCGGGCGCCGTCTTCCTGTCCGACAGGCTGCTCCTGATCCGGCAATTGCCGTTCACGAAGCCGCCGGCCGTCCTGGTGGACCGGGCGCAGGAGCTCCTGAAGAAGTTTTCACCCACGCTGATCGCAGCCGATTCTGCCTGGGGCTTCAGCGTCAACTCGGTCTACCTGGACTATCTGGAGAACGAGGATACCGGCCCGGCCAGGTGGGAGCCGCTGCGCACCGGCCGGCCGTCGGGAATCCAGTTCTGGTACCGCCAGGGGCCGCGGCCTCTCGAGGCGCTGGGTGCCAACAGCGTGGTCAACTGGTCCGATCCGGCGCCGACCGTGCCGGGCATGGCGGCGAT is part of the Candidatus Polarisedimenticolia bacterium genome and harbors:
- a CDS encoding serine/threonine-protein kinase, which translates into the protein MICPGCGTKAPESARYCHVCGDPLQHASVSPTMTHLEGGSPARSPSPPRSPSFSRDTSGSSGARRGERFAPGFVLAERYRIVGVLGRGGMGEVYRADDLMLDQAVALKFLPEALAADQERLARLLDEVRLTRQVSHPNVCRVYDAGRADSLHFLTMEFVDGEDLATLLRRIGRLPQDKAVEVARQICAGLSAAHERGVLHRDLKPANIMIDGRGKARITDFGLASLAEESGLQGRSGTPAYMAPEQLQGEQASVRSDVYALGLVLHELFTGKPAFRAASSMAELIAIRRDSASAVSPSSVVEALDPAVERTILRCLEPDPRARPASALAVAAALPGGDPLAAALAAGETPSPEMVAASGEEGTLSMVMGAALYAGFLLLMAGAVFLSDRLLLIRQLPFTKPPAVLVDRAQELLKKFSPTLIAADSAWGFSVNSVYLDYLENEDTGPARWEPLRTGRPSGIQFWYRQGPRPLEALGANSVVNWSDPAPTVPGMAAMVLDPSGRLVELSVVPPQQDDPNASHDSPDYTALFAEAGLDFASFTPAEPRWVPPDYAERRHAWEGSFPGSREPPIRVEAAENAGVPVYFQVLGPWSKPTRAQPVALSTKLSWAQ